Proteins found in one Drosophila busckii strain San Diego stock center, stock number 13000-0081.31 chromosome 2R, ASM1175060v1, whole genome shotgun sequence genomic segment:
- the LOC108596633 gene encoding RNA-binding protein fusilli isoform X2, translated as MQVPEHVVSLYIATCGQNGPGLGSDEKEIILLVYVLLEVTTGQIVGTKQILVRPDGYFIKDRTISSSSDNSNVTSNAACSPPLAIGDASNNNNNNNNITTAANGASNGISLENSNELILPIAEAQAQGKPLNEAIEEFDAYLRSLSLHDAEIKLITDGQLPLRQCLHREACAKDIELPAYYHQFSDLRKEFQRYKSGDLSRALVPLKDIKKMLQSPTLPMPQSIGEMLKELNTTSVEDNDFYIRESRDMVTVIQTLLQAGHKFDTNELVNLVLEPGICSIDDEVDGNCIVRARGLPWQSSDQDIAKFFRGLNVAKGGVALCLSPLGRRNGEALIRFVSQEHRDMALKRHKHHIGSRYIEVYRASGEDFLAIAGGASNEAQAFLSKGAQVIIRMRGLPYDCSAKQVLDFFTTGDAPCHVLDGNEGVLFVKKPDGRATGDAFVLFANESDSSKALGRHRESIGQRYIELFRSTTAEVQQVLNRSMDPKTYESNNHSQPPLIAQLPTMQLPLLPQHLITSGTTKNCIRLRGLPYEAMVEHILHFLDDFAKHIIFQGVHMVINAQGQPSGEAFIQMDSEDSARLCAQRKHNQFMIFGKKYRYIEVFQCSGDDMNHVLNGGLASPVAPPPHAHLAAAAAAAAAAAAAGKQPSLLSPGMLAQPPPPPSGAQGLSSHSHTHAHSHTHAHAHTHAAAAAAAAAAAHHALQTSPNAAAAAAAAAAMLGVPNSHSSLTGASPSGLSFMSAPPSSTLTSPASHATLGSLPSSSLSQSGLSAAHAGYPFNLQLPPAPNSALLAQQQAQYIAQQSLLARQQAALVAEQQQQQQQQQHQQQLYANAAMLQTHPLYMQHPGAQPQYVLMQHPYLQPFQLGYMPATGYQFRGAASTGASASTATQSAGAAAASAASNSALALQAHSMKRSYENAFQQDPASVAAAASAAKRALTRTPGSVYSYYNPGI; from the exons ATGCAGGTACCCGAACATGTCGTATCGCTTTACATAGCAACCTGTGGGCAGAATGGACCCGGTCTGGGCTCCGACGAGAAGGAAATCATACTGCTTGTGTATGTGCTGCTCGAGGTGACAACGGGACAG ATCGTTGGCACCAAACAAATACTCGTGCGCCCCGATGGCTATTTCATCAAGGATCGCACCATATCCAGCTCATCGGACAACTCAAATGTCACCAGCAATGCCGCCTGCTCACCCCCACTGGCAATTGGcgatgccagcaacaacaacaataacaacaacaacatcacaaCTGCAGCCAATGGTGCGAGCAACGGCATCAGCTTGGAGAACAGCAACGAACTCATTTTGCCCATTGCCGAGGCTCAGGCGCAGGGCAAACCGCTCAATGAGGCCATCGAGGAG TTCGATGCCTATCTGCGTTCGCTGTCGCTGCATGATGCAGAGATTAAGCTGATTACCGATGGTCAGCTGCCGTTGCGTCAGTGTCTGCATCGCGAGGCCTGCGCCAAGGATATTGAGCTGCCCGCCTATTATCATCAGTTCAGCGATTTGCGCAAGGAGTTCCAGCGCTACAAGTCGGGCGATCTCTCGCGCGCGCTCGTCCCGCTCAAGGATATCAAAAAGATGCTGCAATCGCCCACGCTGCCCATGCCGCAGTCCATTGGGGAAATGCTCAAAG AGCTCAATACAACGTCTGTGGAGGACAATGACTTTTACATACGTGAATCTCGCGATATGGTCACTGTGATTCAAACATTGCTGCAAGCGg GTCATAAGTTTGATACTAATGAGCTCGTCAATTTGGTTCTGGAACCTGGTATTTG CTCAATCGACGACGAGGTGGACGGCAATTGCATTGTGCGCGCTCGCGGTTTGCCCTGGCAGAGCAGTGACCAGGATATAGCCAAATTCTTTCGCGGCCTCAACGTAGCCAA AGGCGGCGTTGCATTGTGCTTGTCGCCGCTGGGTCGGCGCAACGGTGAGGCTCTGATACGCTTTGTGTCCCAGGAGCATCGCGACATGGCGCTGAAACGCCACAAGCATCACATTGGCTCGCGCTACATCGAAGTGTATCGCGCATCGGGCGAGGACTTCTTGGCCATTGCCGGCGGCGCCTCCAACGAAGCGCAGGCCTTTCTCTCCAAGGGCGCTCAGGTGATCATTCGCATGCGTGGCCTGCCCTACGACTGCAGCGCCAAGCAAGTG CTTGACTTCTTCACCACTGGCGATGCACCCTGCCATGTGCTGGACGGCAACGAGGGCGTGCTGTTCGTCAAGAAGCCCGACGGACGCGCCACTGGCGACGCCTTTGTGCTGTTCGCCAATGAGAGCGACTCCTCGAAGGCGCTGGGACGGCATCGCGAGTCGATTGGCCAGCGCTACATTGAGCTGTTCAGATCGACCACAGCGGAGGTGCAGCAGGTGCTGAACCGCTCGATGGACCCCAAGACCTACGAGTCGAACAATCACAGTCAGCCCCCCTTGATTGCCCAGTTGCCCACCAtgcagttgccgctgctgccgcag CATCTCATCACCTCGGGCACCACCAAGAACTGCATCCGACTGCGCGGCCTGCCCTACGAGGCGATGGTGGAGCACATTCTGCACTTCCTGGACGACTTTGCCAAGCACATAATCTTCCAAGGGGTGCACATGGTCATCAATGCGCAG GGCCAGCCCAGCGGCGAGGCTTTCATACAAATGGACTCGGAGGACTCCGCTCGGCTCTGCGCGCAGCGCAAACACAATCAGTTCATGATCTTTGGCAAAAAGTATCGCTACATTGAGGTCTTCCAGTGCTCCGGCGATGACATGAACCATGTGCTCAATGGTGGGCTCGCCTCGCCGGTGGCGCCACCACCGCACGCccatttggcagctgctgccgccgccgccgccgctgccgctgctgcgggCAAGCAGCCCTCTCTGCTCTCTCCGGGTATGTTAGCTcaaccgccgccgccacccaGCGGCGCCCAGGGCCTCAGCTCTCattcccacacacacgcacactcacacacgcatgcacacgcgcacacacacgccgccgccgccgccgctgccgctgcagccgcTCATCATGCACTTCAAACGTCGCCCAatgctgcagccgccgccgccgcagctgcgGCCATGCTGGGCGTACCCAACTCCCACTCCTCGCTAACGGGTGCCTCACCCAGCGGTCTCAGCTTCATGTCGGCCCCACCCTCATCCACTCTGACTTCGCCCGCTTCCCATGCCACGCTCGGCtcgctgcccagcagcagcctctCCCAAAGCGGCCTGTCCGCCGCCCACGCCGGCTACCCCTTCAATCTGCAGCTGCCACCTGCACCGAACTCTGCGCTGCTCGCTCAGCAGCAAGCTCAGTACATCGCCCAGCAAAGTCTCCTCGCTCGCCAGCAAGCCGCTCTGGttgccgagcagcagcagcagcagcagcagcagcagcatcagcagcagctgtacgCTAATGCGGCCATGCTGCAGACCCATCCGCTGTACATGCAGCATCCAGGCGCCCAGCCGCAGTACGTGCTCATGCAGCATCCGTATCTGCAGCCCTTTCAGCTGGGCTACATGCCCGCGACGGGCTATCAGTTCAGAGGCGCCGCCTCCACTGGCGCCAGTGCGTCCACAGCGACGCAGTCAGCTGGcgccgcagcagccagcgccgcCAGCAACTCCGCGCTGGCTCTGCAGGCGCACTCCATGAAGCGCTCCTATGAGAACGCGTTCCAGCAAGATCCGGCGAgcgttgccgccgctgccagcgcAGCCAAACGCGCGCTCACCCGCACGCCCGGCAGCGTCTACTCCTATTACAATCCCGGCATTTAG
- the LOC108596633 gene encoding RNA-binding protein fusilli isoform X3 encodes MQVPEHVVSLYIATCGQNGPGLGSDEKEIILLVYVLLEVTTGQIVGTKQILVRPDGYFIKDRTISSSSDNSNVTSNAACSPPLAIGDASNNNNNNNNITTAANGASNGISLENSNELILPIAEAQAQGKPLNEAIEEFDAYLRSLSLHDAEIKLITDGQLPLRQCLHREACAKDIELPAYYHQFSDLRKEFQRYKSGDLSRALVPLKDIKKMLQSPTLPMPQSIGEMLKELNTTSVEDNDFYIRESRDMVTVIQTLLQAGHKFDTNELVNLVLEPGICSIDDEVDGNCIVRARGLPWQSSDQDIAKFFRGLNVAKGGVALCLSPLGRRNGEALIRFVSQEHRDMALKRHKHHIGSRYIEVYRASGEDFLAIAGGASNEAQAFLSKGAQVIIRMRGLPYDCSAKQVLDFFTTGDAPCHVLDGNEGVLFVKKPDGRATGDAFVLFANESDSSKALGRHRESIGQRYIELFRSTTAEVQQVLNRSMDPKTYESNNHSQPPLIAQLPTMQLPLLPQVGAAAAAAAGHANLCNTLTHAPQHLITSGTTKNCIRLRGLPYEAMVEHILHFLDDFAKHIIFQGVHMVINAQGQPSGEAFIQMDSEDSARLCAQRKHNQFMIFGKKYRYIEVFQCSGDDMNHVLNGGLASPVAPPPHAHLAAAAAAAAAAAAAGKQPSLLSPGATVLGAHFGAHFPAYGASPPMPPHTPLLATPRPHPAHHHHHHHASAFYPPPLVYWPYPSPPVSPTTYYSQPGAHSPSHQHQAMYPVDFFPPSPLSPPNAGLILAPSKSSVPFVPPKQAANSSNKQTPTPATAALSVQAGGGAFAKPVSTQAQAVPTVNGLVLPPQATTTAAAAATITTADVAASSSQTLLSLDTNHAVQTVGPSAAKANANATPIVSNPCVELYIS; translated from the exons ATGCAGGTACCCGAACATGTCGTATCGCTTTACATAGCAACCTGTGGGCAGAATGGACCCGGTCTGGGCTCCGACGAGAAGGAAATCATACTGCTTGTGTATGTGCTGCTCGAGGTGACAACGGGACAG ATCGTTGGCACCAAACAAATACTCGTGCGCCCCGATGGCTATTTCATCAAGGATCGCACCATATCCAGCTCATCGGACAACTCAAATGTCACCAGCAATGCCGCCTGCTCACCCCCACTGGCAATTGGcgatgccagcaacaacaacaataacaacaacaacatcacaaCTGCAGCCAATGGTGCGAGCAACGGCATCAGCTTGGAGAACAGCAACGAACTCATTTTGCCCATTGCCGAGGCTCAGGCGCAGGGCAAACCGCTCAATGAGGCCATCGAGGAG TTCGATGCCTATCTGCGTTCGCTGTCGCTGCATGATGCAGAGATTAAGCTGATTACCGATGGTCAGCTGCCGTTGCGTCAGTGTCTGCATCGCGAGGCCTGCGCCAAGGATATTGAGCTGCCCGCCTATTATCATCAGTTCAGCGATTTGCGCAAGGAGTTCCAGCGCTACAAGTCGGGCGATCTCTCGCGCGCGCTCGTCCCGCTCAAGGATATCAAAAAGATGCTGCAATCGCCCACGCTGCCCATGCCGCAGTCCATTGGGGAAATGCTCAAAG AGCTCAATACAACGTCTGTGGAGGACAATGACTTTTACATACGTGAATCTCGCGATATGGTCACTGTGATTCAAACATTGCTGCAAGCGg GTCATAAGTTTGATACTAATGAGCTCGTCAATTTGGTTCTGGAACCTGGTATTTG CTCAATCGACGACGAGGTGGACGGCAATTGCATTGTGCGCGCTCGCGGTTTGCCCTGGCAGAGCAGTGACCAGGATATAGCCAAATTCTTTCGCGGCCTCAACGTAGCCAA AGGCGGCGTTGCATTGTGCTTGTCGCCGCTGGGTCGGCGCAACGGTGAGGCTCTGATACGCTTTGTGTCCCAGGAGCATCGCGACATGGCGCTGAAACGCCACAAGCATCACATTGGCTCGCGCTACATCGAAGTGTATCGCGCATCGGGCGAGGACTTCTTGGCCATTGCCGGCGGCGCCTCCAACGAAGCGCAGGCCTTTCTCTCCAAGGGCGCTCAGGTGATCATTCGCATGCGTGGCCTGCCCTACGACTGCAGCGCCAAGCAAGTG CTTGACTTCTTCACCACTGGCGATGCACCCTGCCATGTGCTGGACGGCAACGAGGGCGTGCTGTTCGTCAAGAAGCCCGACGGACGCGCCACTGGCGACGCCTTTGTGCTGTTCGCCAATGAGAGCGACTCCTCGAAGGCGCTGGGACGGCATCGCGAGTCGATTGGCCAGCGCTACATTGAGCTGTTCAGATCGACCACAGCGGAGGTGCAGCAGGTGCTGAACCGCTCGATGGACCCCAAGACCTACGAGTCGAACAATCACAGTCAGCCCCCCTTGATTGCCCAGTTGCCCACCAtgcagttgccgctgctgccgcaggtgggtgccgctgctgccgctgccgctggccACGCTAACCTGTGCAACACCCTTACCCATGCCCCACAGCATCTCATCACCTCGGGCACCACCAAGAACTGCATCCGACTGCGCGGCCTGCCCTACGAGGCGATGGTGGAGCACATTCTGCACTTCCTGGACGACTTTGCCAAGCACATAATCTTCCAAGGGGTGCACATGGTCATCAATGCGCAG GGCCAGCCCAGCGGCGAGGCTTTCATACAAATGGACTCGGAGGACTCCGCTCGGCTCTGCGCGCAGCGCAAACACAATCAGTTCATGATCTTTGGCAAAAAGTATCGCTACATTGAGGTCTTCCAGTGCTCCGGCGATGACATGAACCATGTGCTCAATGGTGGGCTCGCCTCGCCGGTGGCGCCACCACCGCACGCccatttggcagctgctgccgccgccgccgccgctgccgctgctgcgggCAAGCAGCCCTCTCTGCTCTCTCCGG GTGCCACTGTGCTGGGCGCTCACTTTGGTGCACACTTTCCAGCGTATGGAGCGTCGCCGCCAATGCCGCCGCACACGCCGCTGCTGGCAACGCCGCGTCCGCATCCCGcccaccatcatcatcatcatcatgcgTCCGCCTTCTATCCGCCGCCGCTGGTCTACTGGCCCTACCCCAGTCCGCCCGTATCGCCCACCACCTACTACAGCCAGCCAGGCGCCCACTCGCCCTCGCACCAGCATCAGGCCATG tATCCGGTGGACTTCTTTCCACCCTCGCCGCTCTCGCCACCCAACGCTGGCCTCATTCTAGCGCCCAGCAAGAGCAGCGTGCCCTTTGTGCCACCAAAgcaagcagccaacagcagcaacaagcagacGCCCACacctgcaactgcagcattgAGTGTTCAGGCAGGCGGCGGCGCCTTTGCCAAGCCTGTGTccactcaagctcaagctgtgCCCACTGTCAATGGCTTAGTGCTGCCACCTCAGGCtaccacaacagcagcagcagcggcaacaataacaacagcagatGTTGCTGCAAGTTCGTCACAAACGCTGCTTAGCCTGGACACGAACCATGCAGTGCAGACCGTCGGTCCAAgcgctgcaaaagcaaatgccaatgccacgcccattgtGAGCAACCCCTGCGTGGAGCTTTACATATcatag
- the LOC108596633 gene encoding RNA-binding protein fusilli isoform X1 — MQVPEHVVSLYIATCGQNGPGLGSDEKEIILLVYVLLEVTTGQIVGTKQILVRPDGYFIKDRTISSSSDNSNVTSNAACSPPLAIGDASNNNNNNNNITTAANGASNGISLENSNELILPIAEAQAQGKPLNEAIEEFDAYLRSLSLHDAEIKLITDGQLPLRQCLHREACAKDIELPAYYHQFSDLRKEFQRYKSGDLSRALVPLKDIKKMLQSPTLPMPQSIGEMLKELNTTSVEDNDFYIRESRDMVTVIQTLLQAGHKFDTNELVNLVLEPGICSIDDEVDGNCIVRARGLPWQSSDQDIAKFFRGLNVAKGGVALCLSPLGRRNGEALIRFVSQEHRDMALKRHKHHIGSRYIEVYRASGEDFLAIAGGASNEAQAFLSKGAQVIIRMRGLPYDCSAKQVLDFFTTGDAPCHVLDGNEGVLFVKKPDGRATGDAFVLFANESDSSKALGRHRESIGQRYIELFRSTTAEVQQVLNRSMDPKTYESNNHSQPPLIAQLPTMQLPLLPQVGAAAAAAAGHANLCNTLTHAPQHLITSGTTKNCIRLRGLPYEAMVEHILHFLDDFAKHIIFQGVHMVINAQGQPSGEAFIQMDSEDSARLCAQRKHNQFMIFGKKYRYIEVFQCSGDDMNHVLNGGLASPVAPPPHAHLAAAAAAAAAAAAAGKQPSLLSPGMLAQPPPPPSGAQGLSSHSHTHAHSHTHAHAHTHAAAAAAAAAAAHHALQTSPNAAAAAAAAAAMLGVPNSHSSLTGASPSGLSFMSAPPSSTLTSPASHATLGSLPSSSLSQSGLSAAHAGYPFNLQLPPAPNSALLAQQQAQYIAQQSLLARQQAALVAEQQQQQQQQQHQQQLYANAAMLQTHPLYMQHPGAQPQYVLMQHPYLQPFQLGYMPATGYQFRGAASTGASASTATQSAGAAAASAASNSALALQAHSMKRSYENAFQQDPASVAAAASAAKRALTRTPGSVYSYYNPGI; from the exons ATGCAGGTACCCGAACATGTCGTATCGCTTTACATAGCAACCTGTGGGCAGAATGGACCCGGTCTGGGCTCCGACGAGAAGGAAATCATACTGCTTGTGTATGTGCTGCTCGAGGTGACAACGGGACAG ATCGTTGGCACCAAACAAATACTCGTGCGCCCCGATGGCTATTTCATCAAGGATCGCACCATATCCAGCTCATCGGACAACTCAAATGTCACCAGCAATGCCGCCTGCTCACCCCCACTGGCAATTGGcgatgccagcaacaacaacaataacaacaacaacatcacaaCTGCAGCCAATGGTGCGAGCAACGGCATCAGCTTGGAGAACAGCAACGAACTCATTTTGCCCATTGCCGAGGCTCAGGCGCAGGGCAAACCGCTCAATGAGGCCATCGAGGAG TTCGATGCCTATCTGCGTTCGCTGTCGCTGCATGATGCAGAGATTAAGCTGATTACCGATGGTCAGCTGCCGTTGCGTCAGTGTCTGCATCGCGAGGCCTGCGCCAAGGATATTGAGCTGCCCGCCTATTATCATCAGTTCAGCGATTTGCGCAAGGAGTTCCAGCGCTACAAGTCGGGCGATCTCTCGCGCGCGCTCGTCCCGCTCAAGGATATCAAAAAGATGCTGCAATCGCCCACGCTGCCCATGCCGCAGTCCATTGGGGAAATGCTCAAAG AGCTCAATACAACGTCTGTGGAGGACAATGACTTTTACATACGTGAATCTCGCGATATGGTCACTGTGATTCAAACATTGCTGCAAGCGg GTCATAAGTTTGATACTAATGAGCTCGTCAATTTGGTTCTGGAACCTGGTATTTG CTCAATCGACGACGAGGTGGACGGCAATTGCATTGTGCGCGCTCGCGGTTTGCCCTGGCAGAGCAGTGACCAGGATATAGCCAAATTCTTTCGCGGCCTCAACGTAGCCAA AGGCGGCGTTGCATTGTGCTTGTCGCCGCTGGGTCGGCGCAACGGTGAGGCTCTGATACGCTTTGTGTCCCAGGAGCATCGCGACATGGCGCTGAAACGCCACAAGCATCACATTGGCTCGCGCTACATCGAAGTGTATCGCGCATCGGGCGAGGACTTCTTGGCCATTGCCGGCGGCGCCTCCAACGAAGCGCAGGCCTTTCTCTCCAAGGGCGCTCAGGTGATCATTCGCATGCGTGGCCTGCCCTACGACTGCAGCGCCAAGCAAGTG CTTGACTTCTTCACCACTGGCGATGCACCCTGCCATGTGCTGGACGGCAACGAGGGCGTGCTGTTCGTCAAGAAGCCCGACGGACGCGCCACTGGCGACGCCTTTGTGCTGTTCGCCAATGAGAGCGACTCCTCGAAGGCGCTGGGACGGCATCGCGAGTCGATTGGCCAGCGCTACATTGAGCTGTTCAGATCGACCACAGCGGAGGTGCAGCAGGTGCTGAACCGCTCGATGGACCCCAAGACCTACGAGTCGAACAATCACAGTCAGCCCCCCTTGATTGCCCAGTTGCCCACCAtgcagttgccgctgctgccgcaggtgggtgccgctgctgccgctgccgctggccACGCTAACCTGTGCAACACCCTTACCCATGCCCCACAGCATCTCATCACCTCGGGCACCACCAAGAACTGCATCCGACTGCGCGGCCTGCCCTACGAGGCGATGGTGGAGCACATTCTGCACTTCCTGGACGACTTTGCCAAGCACATAATCTTCCAAGGGGTGCACATGGTCATCAATGCGCAG GGCCAGCCCAGCGGCGAGGCTTTCATACAAATGGACTCGGAGGACTCCGCTCGGCTCTGCGCGCAGCGCAAACACAATCAGTTCATGATCTTTGGCAAAAAGTATCGCTACATTGAGGTCTTCCAGTGCTCCGGCGATGACATGAACCATGTGCTCAATGGTGGGCTCGCCTCGCCGGTGGCGCCACCACCGCACGCccatttggcagctgctgccgccgccgccgccgctgccgctgctgcgggCAAGCAGCCCTCTCTGCTCTCTCCGGGTATGTTAGCTcaaccgccgccgccacccaGCGGCGCCCAGGGCCTCAGCTCTCattcccacacacacgcacactcacacacgcatgcacacgcgcacacacacgccgccgccgccgccgctgccgctgcagccgcTCATCATGCACTTCAAACGTCGCCCAatgctgcagccgccgccgccgcagctgcgGCCATGCTGGGCGTACCCAACTCCCACTCCTCGCTAACGGGTGCCTCACCCAGCGGTCTCAGCTTCATGTCGGCCCCACCCTCATCCACTCTGACTTCGCCCGCTTCCCATGCCACGCTCGGCtcgctgcccagcagcagcctctCCCAAAGCGGCCTGTCCGCCGCCCACGCCGGCTACCCCTTCAATCTGCAGCTGCCACCTGCACCGAACTCTGCGCTGCTCGCTCAGCAGCAAGCTCAGTACATCGCCCAGCAAAGTCTCCTCGCTCGCCAGCAAGCCGCTCTGGttgccgagcagcagcagcagcagcagcagcagcagcatcagcagcagctgtacgCTAATGCGGCCATGCTGCAGACCCATCCGCTGTACATGCAGCATCCAGGCGCCCAGCCGCAGTACGTGCTCATGCAGCATCCGTATCTGCAGCCCTTTCAGCTGGGCTACATGCCCGCGACGGGCTATCAGTTCAGAGGCGCCGCCTCCACTGGCGCCAGTGCGTCCACAGCGACGCAGTCAGCTGGcgccgcagcagccagcgccgcCAGCAACTCCGCGCTGGCTCTGCAGGCGCACTCCATGAAGCGCTCCTATGAGAACGCGTTCCAGCAAGATCCGGCGAgcgttgccgccgctgccagcgcAGCCAAACGCGCGCTCACCCGCACGCCCGGCAGCGTCTACTCCTATTACAATCCCGGCATTTAG
- the LOC108595488 gene encoding mannose-1-phosphate guanyltransferase alpha produces MLKAVILIGGPQKGTRFRPLSLDTPKPLFPVAGRPLIAHHIEACVQLKELKEILIIGFYPQTQMEGFVGDMQALYSSSNISIRYLQEFTSLGTAGGMYHFRDQIRAGNPRAFFVLNGDVCADFPLQELYSFHTERPSSALVTIMSTEATRQQSLHYGCLVFDRASGAVSHYVEKPSSYVSTFINCGVYVCSMDIFTKLAQIFHAKGDEYSCLSYCNGNGNGKDPGHIRWEQEVLTPLAGTDMLYAMPVPNWWSQLKTAGSAIYANRHYLDLYKRTHPERLANVGNKRGEGDGNLICTVFPDVYVHPSATVHHSAVLGPNVAIGPGVNIGPGVRIRESIVLEQAQIKDHTLILHSIVGRGCTIGAWSRVEGTPSDPDPNKPFAKMENPPLFNNEGKLNPSITILGCFVQIPAEKILLNSIVLPHKELSRSFKNEIIL; encoded by the exons ATGTTGAAGGCGGTAATATTAATTGGCGGTCCCCAAAAGGGCACTCGTTTCCGCCCGCTGTCATTGGATACGCCAAAGCCGCTGTTTCCAGTGGCCGGACGCCCATTGATTGCCCATCACATTGAGGCTTGTGTGCAGCTAAAGGAACTGAAGGAGATTCTCATCATTGGCTTTTATCCACAAACGCAAATGGAGGGCTTCGTCGGCGATATGCAAGCGCTTtacagtagcagcaacataagCATCAG GTATTTGCAGGAGTTCACCTCGCTGGGCACTGCAGGCGGCATGTACCACTTTCGAGATCAGATACGTGCCGGCAATCCGCGTGCGTTCTTTGTGCTCAACGGCGATGTTTGTGCCGACTTTCCGCTGCAGGAGCTATATAGCTTTCATACGGAGCGGCCATCTAGCGCTTTGGTTACCATAATGAGCACGGAGGCGACACGTCAGCAGTCGCTGCACTATGGCTGTCTCGTATTCGATCGCGCCAGTGGTGCTGTGTCGCATTATGTGGAAAAGCCGAGCTCCTATGTGTCCACATTCATCAATTGCGGCGTATACGTCTGCTCCATGGACATATTCACCAAGCTGGCGCAAATCTTTCATGCCAAGGGCGACGAGTACAGCTGCCTTAGCTACTGTAACGGCAATGGTAATGGCAAGGACCCGGGCCACATTAGATGGGAGCAGGAAGTGCTGACGCCGCTAGCCGGTACTGATATGCTCTACGCTATGCCTGTTCCCAACTGGTGGTCGCAGCTGAAAACCGCCGGCTCGGCTATCTATGCCAACCGGCATTATCTGGATCTGTACAAGCGCACACATCCCGAGCGACTGGCCAATGTGGGTAACAAGCGCGGTGAGGGCGATGGCAACCTCATCTGCACCGTCTTTCCCGATGTCTATGTGCATCCCAGCGCTACAGTGCACCACTCTGCCGTG CTTGGTCCCAATGTGGCCATTGGCCCTGGCGTTAACATTGGTCCAGGTGTGCGCATACGCGAGTCTATTGTGCTGGAGCAAGCTCAGATTAAAGATCATACTCTTATACTGCACTCGATTGTGGGTCGTGGCTGCACTATTGGCGCTTGGTCACGTGTCGAGGGCACTCCCAGTGATCCGGATCCCAATAAGCCTTTTGCCAAAATGGAGAACCCTCCACTGTTCAATAACGAGGGCAAGCTAAATCCCTCAATCACAATTCTgg GTTGCTTTGTGCAAATCCCCGCTGAAAAGATTCTGCTTAACAGCATTGTCTTGCCGCACAAGGAACTGAGCCGTAGCTTTAagaatgaaattattttgtaa